The proteins below are encoded in one region of Girardinichthys multiradiatus isolate DD_20200921_A chromosome 19, DD_fGirMul_XY1, whole genome shotgun sequence:
- the LOC124884888 gene encoding uncharacterized protein LOC124884888, with product MHVFRIWGALCVLGAAGSSLRVNEIEYDDGFADGYGNKISQDQQQELSPNTQNHADFSHWDKLFIALEDSHMRQNMLLESTEQCCLEMVSLRSQLNKLVRGASQQSAPSLVSACRAQTEQEALRLHHSLSELQRDGAEMERRINATLQMILHSRHEENARLTRLEQAVSENSRSRHQPTQRPGALGRTFSSGLNAFPSELEEQEVSSQLDLDMIKGSLVAIARDVQRVYLQLSTVIEQTGILRKGRGDT from the exons ATGCATGTGTTTAGGATCTGGGGTGCACTGTGTGTGCTTGGCGCTGCCGGTTCATCTTTGCGTGTGAATGAGATCGAGTACGACGATGGCTTTGCAGACGGCTATGGCAACAAGATCTCTCAGGACCAGCAACAGG aGCTGtctccaaacacacaaaaccatGCAGATTTCTCCCACTGGGACAAGCTTTTCATTGCTCTGGAGGATTCCCACATGAGGCAAAACATGCTGCTGGAGTCAACGGAGCAGTGCTGTCTAGAAATGGTCTCTCTGAGGAGCCAGCTGAATAAGCTCGTCAGGGGGGCGTCACAGCAGAGTGCACCCAGCCTGGTGTCAGCATGCAGGGCACAGACAGAACAGGAGGCTCTCAGGCTGCACCACAGCTTGTCAGAACTCCAGCGGGACGGAGCAGAAATGGAGAGGAGAATAAACGCCACCTTGCAGATGATCCTGCACAGCAGACACGAGGAAAATGCTCGACTGACTCGTCTTGAGCAGGCAGTGTCAGAAAACAGCAGAAGCAGACACCAACCCACTCAGAGACCTGGAGCTTTGGGCAGAACATTTAGCTCAGGATTAAATGCATTCCCGTCCGAGCTTGAGGAACAGGAAGTGTCTTCACAGCTGGACCTGGATATGATAAAAGGCTCTCTAGTTGCTATAGCAAGAGACGTGCAGAGGGTTTACCTGCAGCTGAGCACAGTGATAGAGCAGACAGGAATACTTAGGAAGGGCAGAGGAGACACATGA
- the slc35g2a gene encoding solute carrier family 35 member G2a, translating to MESAHLLSGSKKRVKIHPHTVTAKYATQTPYSPQPGIHTHFPQPGDEGYDDAPSFEDFGSFLEETSDRKQLTESKRWPLTLFGSKDKDTSHKLQASGGGEGSELGTKAVKGSGKGVGEQLASFGEASVSASRLTWLGLLGAALAHGCLIVLTRLASERFSLGPLFLLLVRSVIQLLSVAVPLHRAENPFGPEGYRLRLLCYGIAYSLSLCCAYLSLTFVSSENGSTTWRLATTALSATLAFLLLEEKLGLADGITLASGLCGLGLVLLPAADESYEDAPVDPVTFWRGAFGWSLSALAGLWMALALVGYRSLKDRVGVGTALFTVSWTGCLLTPATLILLQEGWSWPMSLPAWSFVLGLVACSIAAFLGMTHALTRLHPALVSASQSLEVPVAMLLHLATLPLVPTAPEVVGNLMIMLSVGWLVVMKLFPSRGAGRRQREEYEEILDSPIK from the coding sequence atggagTCAGCTCACCTTCTGAGTGGCTCTAAGAAGAGAGTGAAGATCCACCCTCACACAGTCACAGCCAAGTATGCCACGCAGACCCCCTATTCCCCCCAACCTGGAATACACACCCATTTCCCCCAACCAGGCGACGAGGGCTATGACGATGCTCCATCATTTGAGGACTTTGGCTCATTCCTGGAGGAGACATCCGACAGGAAACAGCTCACAGAGAGCAAGAGGTGGCCTTTGACGTTGTTTGGCTCCAAAGACAAGGACACATCCCATAAACTTCAAGCCTCTGGGGGAGGAGAGGGAAGCGAGCTGGGAACCAAAGCAGTGAAGGGATCTGGGAAAGGGGTTGGAGAACAGCTGGCCAGTTTTGGTGAGGCATCTGTGTCTGCGTCTCGGCTCACCTGGCTGGGGCTGCTTGGTGCGGCGCTTGCACACGGCTGCCTGATTGTCCTGACCCGCCTGGCCTCTGAACGCTTTAGCCTTGGACCCTTGTTTCTTCTCTTGGTGAGGTCCGTCATTCAACTTTTGTCAGTGGCAGTCCCACTGCACAGGGCAGAGAACCCATTTGGACCAGAAGGATATCGGCTACGTCTGCTCTGTTACGGCATTGCCTACTCGCTCTCCCTCTGTTGTGCCTACTTGTCCTTAACTTTTGTCTCCTCTGAAaatggttcaacaacatggcgCCTGGCGACTACTGCTCTCTCAGCAACTCTCGCCTTCCTGCTTCTGGAGGAAAAGCTGGGACTGGCTGATGGGATAACCTTAGCTTCTGGGCTGTGTGGTTTGGGTCTTGTGTTGCTTCCCGCTGCAGATGAGAGCTACGAAGACGCACCAGTCGACCCCGTCACATTCTGGAGGGGTGCTTTCGGATGGTCTCTCTCGGCGCTTGCAGGGTTGTGGATGGCCTTGGCACTGGTTGGTTATCGCTCTCTGAAAGACAGGGTGGGAGTTGGCACTGCCTTGTTCACTGTGAGCTGGACAGGCTGCCTGCTCACCCCAGCTACTTTGATTCTGCTCCAGGAGGGCTGGTCTTGGCCTATGAGTTTACCAGCATGGAGCTTTGTCCTGGGCTTAGTGGCCTGCTCAATAGCAGCCTTCCTGGGAATGACACATGCCCTCACACGACTCCACCCAGCTCTGGTCTCTGCCTCGCAGAGCTTGGAGGTACCTGTTGCCATGCTCCTGCATTTGGCCACACTTCCTTTGGTTCCCACAGCTCCAGAGGTCGTGGGGAACTTGATGATCATGCTAAGCGTTGGTTGGTTGGTGGTGATGAAGCTGTTCCCTTCTCGTGGTGCGGGACGGCGCCAGAGGGAGGAGTACGAGGAGATTCTGGACTCACCCATCAAATAG